From one bacterium Scap17 genomic stretch:
- the waaF gene encoding lipopolysaccharide heptosyltransferase II: MSERILVVGPSWVGDMVMAQSLFMTLKQRSPGCRISVLAPAWSQPIIERMPEVEEALALPAGHGDFALKARWQLGRSLRGRFDRAIVLPRSWKSALVPFFARIPVRVGFTGEQRYGLLTECRRLDKSVLDQTVKRFTSLGLPVEEANPPVGIPEPCLVTDSANQQRLRDELGLMAPPAPIIGMMPGAEYGPAKQWPLAHFRALAESLIRQGTEVRIFGGPKDVAAGEEIAQGLAGVHNLCGKTRLADAVDLIAECREVVSNDSGLMHVAAAVGARIQGIYGSSSPHYTPPLTANREIHWLALDCSPCFKRVCPLGHTNCLNHIAPERLLTAISLDEDAR; this comes from the coding sequence ATGAGTGAGCGCATTCTGGTGGTCGGGCCCAGCTGGGTCGGCGACATGGTGATGGCGCAGAGCCTGTTCATGACGCTGAAGCAGCGCTCGCCCGGCTGCCGGATCAGTGTGCTGGCGCCCGCCTGGTCGCAGCCGATCATCGAGCGCATGCCCGAGGTCGAGGAGGCACTGGCGTTGCCGGCGGGGCATGGTGACTTCGCCCTCAAGGCGCGCTGGCAGCTCGGGCGTTCGCTGCGTGGACGCTTCGACCGCGCCATCGTGTTGCCGCGCTCGTGGAAGTCAGCGCTGGTACCGTTCTTCGCGCGCATTCCGGTGCGGGTCGGCTTCACCGGTGAGCAGCGCTACGGCCTGCTCACCGAGTGCCGCAGGCTCGACAAGTCGGTGCTCGATCAGACCGTCAAGCGCTTCACGTCACTGGGCCTGCCCGTTGAGGAGGCCAATCCGCCAGTGGGCATCCCGGAGCCCTGTCTCGTCACCGACAGCGCCAATCAGCAGCGTCTGCGCGATGAGCTGGGGCTGATGGCGCCGCCGGCCCCCATCATCGGCATGATGCCGGGGGCGGAGTACGGCCCGGCCAAGCAGTGGCCGCTGGCGCATTTTCGTGCGCTGGCCGAGTCCTTGATCCGACAGGGGACCGAGGTGCGTATCTTCGGTGGCCCCAAGGATGTCGCGGCGGGGGAGGAGATCGCCCAGGGACTGGCGGGTGTCCACAATCTGTGTGGCAAGACGCGGCTGGCGGATGCGGTGGACCTGATCGCTGAGTGTCGGGAAGTGGTCAGCAATGACTCCGGCCTGATGCATGTCGCGGCTGCGGTAGGTGCCCGTATCCAGGGTATCTACGGCTCCTCGTCACCGCATTACACGCCGCCGCTGACGGCCAATCGCGAGATCCACTGGCTGGCGCTGGACTGTTCGCCCTGCTTCAAGCGCGTCTGCCCGCTGGGGCATACCAATTGCCTGAATCATATTGCTCCCGAGCGACTGTTGACGGCGATCTCGCTGGATGAGGATGCGCGGTGA
- a CDS encoding glycosyltransferase family 4 protein: MTRPLHVRHVNLARGFRGGERQTLNLIADLARRASPRENGEAGAPIRQSLVCLQGSPLIRELAALELAVTVEVIEISGRFKGHLGQPRADIVHAHEAKAVHWAWLHQRLTGTPYLLTRRVPQPVKDKPFNRLTYRAAACRVAISSVIESHLRERQWGETALIPSTLAHLPSDKQAVAELRQRFGNTPAGDRVVIGHVGALVDRHKGQRVLIEAARRLRDSHPQLLFVCLGAGEDEAAFKAESADLDNLLWEGFHTNVGDYLEAFDLFAFPSRNEGLGSILLDVMDHGVPIIASDVDGIPDIVHDDSTGVLVPSGDAQALAAAIVALVADAPRRERLVAGARAHLARFTPSAMGEAYLGLYQRLAR; the protein is encoded by the coding sequence ATGACGCGCCCGCTTCATGTACGCCACGTCAATCTGGCACGTGGCTTTCGCGGCGGTGAGCGCCAGACACTCAACCTGATCGCAGACCTGGCGCGACGCGCAAGCCCGAGGGAGAACGGCGAAGCCGGCGCGCCGATCCGCCAGTCACTGGTGTGTCTGCAAGGGTCGCCCTTGATCCGCGAACTGGCGGCGCTCGAGCTGGCTGTCACGGTGGAAGTGATCGAGATCAGCGGACGTTTCAAGGGCCATCTCGGCCAGCCCCGCGCCGACATCGTGCATGCTCATGAAGCCAAGGCCGTGCACTGGGCATGGCTGCATCAGCGCCTCACCGGCACGCCCTACCTGCTGACACGCCGGGTGCCCCAGCCGGTGAAGGACAAGCCCTTCAATCGCCTGACCTATCGCGCGGCCGCCTGCCGGGTGGCGATTTCGTCGGTGATCGAATCTCACCTGCGCGAGCGCCAATGGGGTGAGACGGCGTTGATCCCCAGCACCCTCGCCCACCTGCCCAGCGACAAGCAAGCCGTGGCCGAGCTACGCCAGCGCTTCGGCAATACGCCCGCAGGAGATCGTGTTGTCATCGGGCATGTCGGCGCCCTGGTGGACCGCCACAAGGGCCAGCGGGTGCTGATCGAGGCGGCCCGCAGGCTGCGCGACAGCCACCCGCAGCTGCTGTTCGTCTGCCTGGGGGCCGGCGAGGACGAAGCGGCCTTCAAGGCGGAAAGTGCCGATCTCGACAATCTGCTCTGGGAAGGCTTCCACACCAATGTCGGCGACTATCTGGAAGCCTTCGATCTGTTCGCCTTCCCGTCGCGCAACGAGGGTCTCGGCTCGATTCTGCTCGACGTGATGGATCACGGCGTCCCGATCATCGCAAGCGATGTGGATGGCATCCCCGATATCGTGCATGACGACAGCACCGGCGTGCTGGTGCCCAGCGGCGATGCCCAGGCACTGGCTGCCGCCATCGTGGCACTCGTCGCTGATGCACCACGTCGGGAGCGGCTGGTCGCGGGGGCACGTGCGCATCTGGCACGCTTCACTCCCAGCGCCATGGGCGAGGCCTATCTGGGGCTTTATCAGCGGCTGGCACGCTAG
- a CDS encoding glycosyltransferase family 2 protein, with translation MNTSDEASAAPSPDGKLRTAVPITGCVITLNEAHNIEDCLRSLGQVCEELIVVDSGSTDATCELARNMGAVVIDQPYLGDGPQKNVGPSHASHRWVLSLDADERLTDGAVSAIRELALDSTPHDGFALRRRNFIGSRWVRHAGWYPDYCLRLYDREKLAFRDSRQHSSVQSNHPCELDADLEHYSFANLGELFVKASGRFSNRAAKIMYQKGKRANAFTPFLHASNAFMRKFVFQAGFRDGVDGFSVALSASVNAYLKYAKLLEFQRDAKVREAEDFNKVW, from the coding sequence ATGAACACGAGCGACGAGGCCTCGGCCGCCCCTTCACCCGATGGCAAGCTGCGCACTGCGGTGCCCATCACCGGCTGTGTCATCACCCTCAATGAAGCCCACAACATCGAGGACTGCCTGCGCTCGCTGGGCCAGGTCTGCGAGGAGCTGATCGTGGTCGATTCCGGCTCCACCGATGCCACCTGCGAACTGGCGCGCAACATGGGTGCCGTGGTGATCGATCAACCCTACCTGGGCGACGGGCCGCAGAAGAATGTCGGGCCGAGCCATGCCAGTCACCGCTGGGTGCTGTCACTGGATGCCGATGAGCGCCTGACCGACGGTGCCGTCAGCGCCATCCGCGAACTGGCACTCGACAGCACACCCCACGACGGCTTCGCGCTGCGCCGTCGCAACTTCATCGGCTCGCGCTGGGTGCGACATGCCGGCTGGTATCCCGATTACTGCCTGCGCCTGTATGACCGCGAGAAACTCGCCTTCCGCGATTCGCGTCAGCACAGCTCGGTGCAGTCCAACCATCCCTGTGAACTGGACGCCGATCTCGAGCATTACAGCTTCGCCAATCTCGGTGAGCTGTTCGTCAAGGCCAGTGGCCGTTTCTCGAACCGCGCCGCCAAGATCATGTATCAGAAGGGAAAACGCGCCAACGCCTTCACGCCCTTCCTGCATGCTAGCAATGCCTTCATGCGCAAGTTCGTCTTCCAGGCCGGCTTCCGCGATGGCGTCGATGGCTTCTCGGTGGCGCTGTCGGCCAGCGTCAATGCCTACCTGAAATACGCCAAGCTGCTGGAATTCCAGCGCGACGCCAAGGTGCGTGAGGCCGAAGATTTCAACAAGGTATGGTGA
- a CDS encoding 3-deoxy-D-manno-octulosonic acid kinase has product MRMAVFRNENAHILYDGETAPQMTPDWFMPSFWREHDAVTGEAPGRGASLFLDVCRLPAELQPANTNATPACRWALRPYRRGGLIAKLASQRYLYTGLERTRAFAELRLTERLYRQGLPVPEPVGACVWRHGLTYEAALITVLIPGARAFADDLIALEAQRLPAGAELPEAVLRLLDTAGHAIRGVHDAGLEHVDLNARNLLVDESERVYVIDLDRCQLHAEAPADARWRKNNLSRLGRSLARFTPTHHAACLARIRSAYHA; this is encoded by the coding sequence ATGCGGATGGCAGTTTTCCGAAATGAGAATGCCCACATTCTATATGATGGCGAAACAGCGCCACAAATGACGCCGGACTGGTTCATGCCATCGTTCTGGCGTGAACACGACGCCGTGACCGGCGAAGCGCCGGGGCGCGGGGCGAGTCTGTTCCTCGATGTCTGTCGTTTGCCCGCCGAGCTGCAACCCGCCAATACCAACGCGACACCGGCTTGCCGCTGGGCACTGCGCCCCTATCGTCGCGGCGGCCTGATCGCGAAGCTCGCCAGTCAGCGCTACCTCTATACCGGCCTTGAGCGCACCCGCGCCTTCGCCGAACTGCGCCTGACGGAGCGTCTGTATCGCCAGGGGCTGCCGGTGCCAGAGCCCGTCGGTGCCTGCGTGTGGCGGCATGGTCTGACCTACGAGGCCGCCCTGATCACGGTGCTGATTCCTGGCGCACGCGCCTTCGCCGATGACCTGATCGCCCTCGAAGCACAGCGCCTGCCTGCCGGGGCCGAGCTGCCCGAGGCCGTGCTCCGCCTGCTCGATACGGCTGGCCACGCCATCCGCGGCGTGCATGATGCCGGGCTTGAGCATGTCGATCTCAATGCACGCAATCTGCTGGTCGACGAAAGCGAACGCGTCTACGTGATCGATCTCGATCGCTGCCAGCTGCATGCCGAGGCACCTGCCGACGCACGCTGGCGCAAGAACAATCTCTCCCGCCTGGGGCGTTCACTGGCCCGCTTCACCCCGACGCATCACGCGGCGTGCCTGGCCCGTATTCGCAGCGCCTATCACGCCTGA
- a CDS encoding glycosyltransferase family 9 protein: MKHPLPAQPAHICVLRLSALGDVCNLVPTVRALQRQWPEARITWIVGKGEHSLLSGLTGVEFVVYDKSTGLAGMRAIWRQLKDTHFDVLLHMQQALRASALSLGLKAKVRIGYDRARAKDWQYLFTSHQLAPRERAHVLESFMDFARTLGVEDCRLDWRLDVPPEAYTEAARVTGEAPYLIISPCANPRLRNFRNWSPEGYAAVVDHAWQQYGIRSVMTGGGSPQEREMGARIKALVSEGAVIDAIGGTSLKGLLAMIDRAVAVIAPDSGPVHMGNALDTPVIGLYATTNPERAAPYCWQHLVVNRYPDAVKTYLHKQMDEINWGQRVRHQDAMSLIRAEDVIARLAELLADTDGVIRGQSCERLPVAAVSSTDTASSQSPYARGDA; this comes from the coding sequence ATGAAGCATCCTCTCCCTGCCCAGCCCGCACATATCTGCGTGCTCCGGCTCTCCGCTCTCGGCGATGTCTGCAATCTTGTGCCAACGGTACGCGCCTTGCAGCGTCAGTGGCCTGAGGCCCGCATTACCTGGATCGTCGGCAAGGGGGAGCACAGTCTACTGTCCGGCCTGACCGGGGTCGAGTTCGTGGTCTACGACAAGTCCACCGGTCTTGCGGGCATGCGTGCCATCTGGCGACAGCTCAAGGACACGCACTTCGATGTGCTGCTGCACATGCAGCAGGCGCTGCGCGCCAGTGCGCTGTCGCTGGGCCTCAAGGCCAAGGTGCGCATCGGTTATGACCGTGCGCGTGCCAAGGACTGGCAGTACCTCTTTACCTCCCATCAGCTGGCCCCGCGAGAGCGCGCCCACGTGCTGGAGTCGTTCATGGACTTCGCGCGTACGTTGGGTGTCGAGGACTGCCGCCTCGACTGGCGTCTCGATGTGCCGCCCGAGGCCTACACCGAAGCCGCACGCGTCACTGGCGAGGCGCCGTATCTGATCATCAGTCCGTGTGCCAATCCGCGACTGCGCAACTTCCGCAACTGGTCGCCGGAAGGCTATGCGGCGGTCGTAGACCATGCCTGGCAGCAATATGGCATCCGCAGCGTGATGACCGGTGGCGGCAGCCCGCAGGAGCGTGAAATGGGCGCGCGCATCAAGGCGCTGGTCAGTGAGGGCGCGGTCATCGATGCCATCGGTGGTACCTCGCTCAAGGGCCTGCTGGCGATGATCGATCGCGCGGTGGCGGTGATCGCGCCGGACTCCGGCCCGGTGCACATGGGCAACGCGCTCGACACGCCGGTGATCGGCCTGTATGCCACCACCAACCCGGAGCGCGCCGCGCCTTACTGCTGGCAGCATCTGGTGGTCAATCGCTATCCGGACGCCGTGAAGACCTATCTTCACAAGCAGATGGACGAGATCAACTGGGGGCAGCGCGTGCGCCATCAGGACGCCATGAGCCTGATCCGCGCCGAGGATGTCATCGCGCGCCTCGCTGAGCTGCTGGCGGACACCGATGGCGTCATTCGCGGCCAGAGCTGCGAACGTCTGCCGGTCGCGGCTGTCTCCTCTACGGATACCGCTTCTTCCCAATCCCCCTATGCACGCGGAGACGCCTGA
- the hldE gene encoding bifunctional D-glycero-beta-D-manno-heptose-7-phosphate kinase/D-glycero-beta-D-manno-heptose 1-phosphate adenylyltransferase HldE, translating into MKLDLTALEQARLLVVGDVMLDRYWHGGTSRISPEAPVPVVRVGESEDRPGGAANVALNIASLGAHATLAGVVGQDDNAAILTRALENANVITRFQASESVPTITKLRVMSRNQQLLRLDFEEPLHEVDTSALVSQVEAELGASGVMILSDYGKGSLNQVEALIAAARAAGKRVLVDPKGSDFSRYRGASIITPNLTEFETIVGPCRSDEELAEKGEALRAELELEALLVTRSEKGMTLIREGYQPLHLPTHAREVYDVTGAGDTVIGVLGLALAAGHAFPEAVMLANLAAGLVVAKPGTATLSVAELYTALHGDKLAEFGVIQEAALIPAVKAAQARGERVVMTNGCFDILHAGHVAYLQEAARHGDRLIVAVNDDDSVARLKGPTRPINPVLRRMQVLAGLGAVAWVVPFSEDTPARLIEAVLPDVLVKGGDYRPEEIAGGEAVIANGGEVRVLGFEDGVSTTAMIATILDRED; encoded by the coding sequence ATGAAGCTTGATCTGACTGCGCTTGAACAGGCTCGCCTGCTGGTCGTGGGTGATGTGATGCTCGACCGCTACTGGCACGGTGGCACCTCACGCATCTCGCCGGAAGCGCCGGTACCGGTGGTACGAGTCGGCGAGAGCGAAGACCGCCCCGGCGGTGCTGCCAACGTCGCGCTCAACATCGCCTCGCTCGGCGCACACGCCACCCTCGCCGGTGTCGTCGGTCAGGATGACAACGCCGCCATCCTTACCCGCGCATTGGAAAACGCCAATGTCATCACGCGCTTCCAGGCCAGTGAAAGCGTGCCGACCATCACCAAGCTGCGCGTGATGAGCCGCAATCAGCAGCTGCTGCGCCTCGATTTCGAGGAGCCGTTGCACGAGGTGGATACCAGCGCGCTGGTGAGCCAAGTCGAGGCCGAGCTGGGCGCCAGTGGCGTGATGATTCTCTCCGACTACGGCAAGGGCTCGCTGAATCAGGTCGAGGCGCTGATCGCCGCCGCGCGTGCGGCGGGCAAGCGTGTGCTGGTCGACCCCAAGGGCAGTGATTTCTCGCGCTATCGCGGCGCCAGCATCATCACCCCCAACCTGACCGAGTTCGAAACCATCGTCGGGCCGTGCCGCAGCGATGAGGAACTGGCCGAGAAGGGCGAGGCGCTGCGTGCCGAGCTCGAGCTGGAAGCCCTGCTGGTGACCCGCAGCGAAAAGGGCATGACCCTGATCCGCGAGGGCTATCAGCCGCTGCACCTGCCGACGCATGCGCGTGAGGTCTACGACGTCACCGGTGCCGGCGATACCGTGATCGGCGTGCTGGGTCTGGCGCTGGCGGCCGGTCACGCCTTCCCGGAAGCCGTGATGCTGGCCAACCTGGCCGCGGGTCTGGTGGTTGCCAAGCCGGGTACCGCGACCCTGTCGGTGGCGGAGCTCTACACCGCGCTGCACGGCGACAAGCTGGCGGAATTCGGCGTGATCCAGGAGGCGGCGCTCATCCCGGCAGTGAAGGCCGCCCAGGCACGCGGTGAGCGCGTGGTGATGACCAATGGCTGCTTCGACATCCTGCACGCCGGTCACGTGGCCTACCTGCAGGAAGCGGCACGCCATGGCGATCGCCTGATCGTGGCCGTCAACGACGACGACTCGGTGGCACGCCTCAAGGGGCCGACACGCCCGATCAATCCCGTGCTGCGTCGTATGCAGGTGCTGGCGGGCCTCGGTGCGGTCGCCTGGGTGGTGCCCTTCAGCGAAGACACCCCGGCACGCCTGATCGAGGCCGTACTGCCGGATGTACTGGTCAAGGGCGGCGACTATCGCCCTGAAGAGATTGCCGGGGGAGAGGCAGTGATCGCCAATGGCGGTGAAGTCCGCGTGCTCGGTTTCGAGGACGGCGTCTCCACCACCGCGATGATCGCCACCATTCTCGATCGCGAGGACTAG
- a CDS encoding 3-deoxy-D-manno-octulosonic acid transferase, with the protein MSLVRGLYSTALTLLSPLIWQRVWREHDAEHPRLERLGIIPPTPNTTPDSERPIWLHAASLGEVVMVASLVEALRQRYPRRPLVLTTMTATGAAQAARLLHTPQGSSELAPARHHYLPLDFPLSARRFVRWLRPALAIMVETELWPNLMAACARDDIPLCVINGRLSPRAFQRYRRIGALMRDSLAHVSGLSAKSQQDLERFMALGLPPARGTAVGSLKFELEIAEQVVADGQALRQSFTQRPVWIAASTHDGEDGQILAAHAAVRDQHPQALLLLVPRHPQRFEAVAVQAAQWCQTRGESSLRRSVMSESGTDVADAVSVLVGDSLGELLTLYAASDIAFIGGSLVPIGGHNLLEPAALGLPLLSGPSLDNFSEIAEVMAAEGALQVVTDDAALAAAVNALFSDQAAQQKAGQAASQVVARNRGALSGTLAMLEHHLPL; encoded by the coding sequence GTGAGCCTTGTCCGTGGCCTATACAGCACCGCGCTGACCCTGCTGTCGCCCCTCATCTGGCAGCGGGTCTGGCGCGAGCACGATGCCGAGCATCCGCGCCTGGAGCGGCTGGGCATCATCCCGCCCACACCGAATACCACGCCCGACAGTGAGCGCCCCATCTGGCTGCACGCCGCCTCGCTGGGCGAGGTGGTGATGGTGGCGAGTCTTGTCGAGGCGCTGCGTCAGCGCTACCCACGGCGCCCGCTGGTGCTGACGACCATGACGGCCACCGGCGCTGCGCAGGCCGCACGTCTGCTGCACACCCCGCAGGGCTCGTCGGAGCTTGCCCCGGCCCGACACCATTACCTGCCGCTGGATTTCCCGTTGAGCGCGCGGCGCTTCGTGCGCTGGCTGCGTCCGGCGCTGGCGATCATGGTGGAAACCGAACTGTGGCCCAACCTGATGGCCGCCTGCGCGCGGGATGACATTCCGCTATGCGTCATCAATGGCCGCCTGTCACCGCGCGCCTTCCAGCGCTATCGCAGGATCGGCGCCCTGATGCGCGATAGCCTCGCCCATGTCAGTGGCCTGTCGGCCAAGTCGCAGCAGGATCTGGAGCGTTTCATGGCGCTTGGCCTGCCGCCAGCGCGCGGCACGGCCGTCGGCTCGCTCAAGTTCGAACTGGAGATTGCTGAACAGGTCGTTGCCGACGGCCAGGCGCTGCGCCAGTCATTCACGCAGCGGCCGGTATGGATCGCCGCCTCGACGCATGACGGCGAGGACGGCCAGATACTCGCGGCGCATGCTGCGGTGCGTGACCAGCACCCTCAGGCCTTGCTGCTGTTGGTGCCGCGCCATCCGCAACGCTTCGAGGCAGTGGCCGTTCAGGCGGCGCAGTGGTGTCAGACGCGCGGCGAGAGCAGCTTGCGGCGCAGTGTCATGTCAGAGAGCGGCACCGATGTGGCTGATGCCGTATCGGTACTGGTCGGTGACAGTCTCGGGGAATTGCTGACGCTGTATGCGGCCAGTGATATCGCCTTCATCGGCGGCAGTCTGGTACCCATCGGCGGGCACAACCTGCTCGAGCCCGCTGCGTTGGGGCTGCCACTGCTGAGTGGCCCATCGCTGGACAACTTCAGCGAGATTGCCGAGGTGATGGCCGCGGAAGGCGCGCTCCAGGTCGTCACGGATGACGCGGCATTGGCCGCAGCGGTGAATGCGCTGTTCTCGGATCAGGCCGCGCAGCAGAAGGCAGGCCAGGCGGCCAGTCAGGTCGTGGCGCGCAATCGTGGCGCGCTGAGCGGCACCTTGGCGATGCTCGAGCACCACCTGCCGCTGTGA
- a CDS encoding DeoR/GlpR transcriptional regulator, translating into MNNHSAARLDRLQAILREGSPLQLSDAARLCAVSEMTIRRDVAHSNGLLEILGGRLLLVDSSAGSVYRLDREIDASAPIKQALCQQLASHIEDGDTLYVDCGTTLVHLAAAIDRQQTLTLVTCALNVANAVGHLPGVRLVMLGGLFHPATQSFTATDMPEAIRRLGINKAFLSAGGVHAERGVSCFHFHEVAAKQAALESAMQRFLIVDARKFEMVRPAFIAPLSDFDVVISNASPAARDCLGALEAEMGVTAELVDC; encoded by the coding sequence ATGAACAATCACAGCGCCGCCCGACTCGACCGCCTGCAGGCCATTCTGCGCGAAGGCAGCCCTCTGCAACTCAGCGACGCCGCACGGCTATGCGCCGTCTCGGAGATGACCATTCGTCGCGACGTGGCGCACAGCAACGGACTGCTGGAAATTCTGGGTGGCCGCCTGTTGCTGGTCGATTCCTCCGCCGGCAGCGTCTATCGCCTGGATCGCGAGATCGACGCCAGCGCCCCGATCAAGCAAGCGCTGTGCCAGCAACTGGCCAGTCATATCGAGGATGGCGATACCCTGTACGTGGATTGCGGCACCACGCTGGTCCATCTGGCGGCCGCCATCGACCGCCAGCAGACGCTGACTCTGGTGACCTGCGCCCTGAATGTGGCCAATGCGGTCGGCCATCTGCCCGGGGTGCGGCTGGTGATGCTGGGGGGGCTGTTTCACCCAGCCACCCAGTCATTCACCGCCACCGACATGCCGGAGGCCATCCGCCGTCTCGGCATCAACAAGGCCTTTCTCTCGGCGGGCGGAGTACATGCCGAGCGAGGCGTCAGCTGCTTCCATTTCCATGAGGTCGCGGCCAAGCAGGCCGCTCTGGAAAGCGCGATGCAGCGCTTCCTGATCGTCGATGCGCGCAAGTTCGAGATGGTGCGCCCCGCCTTCATCGCCCCACTGAGTGACTTTGATGTGGTGATCAGCAATGCCAGCCCCGCCGCACGTGATTGTCTGGGCGCGCTGGAGGCAGAAATGGGCGTGACGGCCGAGCTTGTCGACTGCTGA
- a CDS encoding NupC/NupG family nucleoside CNT transporter codes for MNPLMSLVGMASLILIAVALSSNRRAIRLRTVGGAFAIQLAIGAFVLYTSFGQGVLAGVSGAVSQVVNYADQGINFLFGSLANPGSGVGFIFAVKVLPIIIFFSSLIAVLYYLGIMQWVIRLLGGGLQRVLGTSRTESLSATANIFVGQTEAPLVVKPYLASMTRSELFAVMCGGLASVAGSVLGGYAALGIPMEYLVAASFMAAPGGLLFAKLLFPETEKPDDSIAVADASLKDDDAPSNVLDAAASGASSGLKLAANVGAMLLAFIALIGLINGILGGVGGWFGMDTLSLDMILGWLFAPLAFLLGVPWSEATLAGSFIGQKLVVNEFVAYINLAPYLSGDSIVAATGAVMTPYTMAVLSFALCGFANLSSIAILLGGLGSLAPTRRHEIASLGLKAVLAGTLSNLMSAAIAGFFLALAA; via the coding sequence ATGAATCCCCTCATGAGTCTCGTCGGGATGGCTTCGCTCATCCTCATTGCCGTGGCGCTGTCGTCGAATCGACGCGCCATTCGCCTGCGCACCGTGGGTGGTGCCTTTGCCATCCAGCTGGCCATCGGCGCCTTCGTGCTCTACACCTCCTTCGGCCAGGGAGTGCTGGCCGGTGTCTCCGGTGCCGTCAGTCAGGTGGTCAACTATGCCGATCAGGGCATCAACTTCCTTTTTGGAAGCCTGGCCAATCCGGGAAGTGGCGTCGGTTTCATCTTCGCGGTCAAGGTGCTGCCGATCATCATCTTCTTCTCGTCGCTGATCGCGGTGCTCTACTACCTCGGCATCATGCAGTGGGTGATTCGCCTGCTGGGTGGCGGCCTGCAGCGTGTGCTGGGCACGTCGCGTACCGAGTCGCTCTCGGCCACGGCCAACATCTTCGTCGGTCAGACCGAGGCGCCGCTGGTGGTCAAGCCGTATCTGGCCAGCATGACGCGCTCCGAGCTGTTCGCGGTGATGTGCGGTGGCCTGGCCTCCGTCGCCGGTTCGGTGCTGGGCGGCTATGCGGCGCTGGGCATTCCGATGGAGTACCTGGTGGCGGCATCGTTCATGGCCGCGCCCGGCGGGCTGTTATTCGCCAAGCTGCTGTTCCCGGAGACGGAGAAGCCGGACGACTCGATCGCCGTCGCGGATGCCTCGCTCAAGGATGATGATGCGCCTTCCAATGTGCTGGACGCCGCGGCCTCCGGCGCATCCTCCGGCCTCAAGCTGGCGGCCAATGTCGGGGCGATGCTGCTGGCCTTCATCGCGCTGATCGGCCTGATCAACGGCATTCTCGGCGGCGTGGGCGGCTGGTTCGGCATGGACACGCTGAGTCTCGACATGATTCTCGGCTGGTTGTTCGCGCCGCTGGCCTTCCTGCTGGGCGTGCCGTGGAGCGAGGCGACCCTGGCGGGTTCCTTCATCGGCCAGAAGCTGGTGGTGAACGAGTTCGTCGCCTACATCAATCTGGCGCCCTACCTCAGCGGTGACAGCATCGTCGCGGCCACCGGTGCGGTAATGACGCCCTACACCATGGCAGTGCTGTCGTTCGCGCTGTGCGGCTTCGCCAATCTGTCGTCGATTGCCATTCTGCTGGGGGGGCTGGGCAGCCTTGCACCGACACGCCGTCATGAGATCGCAAGCCTGGGGCTCAAGGCGGTACTCGCCGGCACGCTGTCCAATCTGATGTCGGCGGCGATTGCCGGTTTCTTCCTGGCGCTGGCGGCCTGA
- a CDS encoding DUF3157 family protein, producing MTMNLCPRLRLATALLLAASASPLALADSLPISQPVTVTLDSGVKILLKPDHSWEYQLDEVQAASAPTTQPPREAGAGSALVPTSTAVPVTAAVAPAGDSASPSAGAAAASASNAAPDSASRLNRSALANPRLLSEGHRDGLVARLSSVSEEDDEALLQFSLDNTAGQSVIGVQARLRLYADDGHLLATREVPLWVGEYRLPQTYLRPGQTRDSREVRVSLPEGEWSRQLVRVEVTEVEFR from the coding sequence ATGACGATGAATCTGTGCCCACGACTGCGCCTGGCGACCGCACTGCTGCTGGCAGCCAGCGCAAGCCCGCTGGCACTGGCCGATAGCCTGCCGATCAGCCAGCCAGTCACCGTGACGCTCGACAGTGGCGTCAAGATCCTGCTCAAGCCGGACCACAGCTGGGAATATCAGCTGGATGAGGTGCAGGCCGCGTCCGCCCCGACCACACAACCGCCCAGGGAAGCTGGCGCTGGCAGCGCGCTGGTGCCGACCTCGACGGCCGTGCCGGTGACGGCGGCGGTCGCTCCGGCTGGCGACTCGGCCTCACCATCAGCCGGAGCGGCCGCCGCCAGCGCCAGCAACGCAGCACCTGACAGCGCGTCACGCCTCAACCGCAGCGCGCTGGCCAATCCGCGCCTGTTGAGTGAAGGCCACCGCGATGGTCTGGTCGCGCGTCTGTCCTCGGTGAGCGAAGAGGATGACGAGGCGCTTCTGCAGTTCAGCCTCGACAACACGGCCGGCCAGAGTGTCATCGGCGTGCAGGCCAGACTGCGCCTGTATGCCGATGATGGCCATCTGCTCGCGACGCGTGAGGTGCCACTGTGGGTCGGTGAATATCGTCTGCCCCAGACCTACCTGCGCCCCGGCCAGACACGCGATAGCCGCGAGGTACGCGTCTCGCTGCCGGAGGGTGAGTGGTCACGTCAGCTGGTGCGCGTGGAAGTCACCGAGGTGGAGTTCCGCTGA